A portion of the Oxynema aestuarii AP17 genome contains these proteins:
- a CDS encoding alpha/beta hydrolase, with protein sequence MHLQRLSVFFSIFLLTLGLVGSFVLNPIAEIDSEALSISRDSQGQLIGRLYVPKNTPPPYPVAVLMHGVNAYKQMMAPLGVELARGGMAAIALDFGGSGESYRIEEEKVEETEDRQLADARAVVDYLRDRGDRFDRDRIAVVGHSLGGRIALKLGKYDPEIAATVVLGMGGEATPKMPKNLFLGVGLYEQLNPPSEAIALLQQAAPQNYAVCINSERICGNFEQGTARALEISPSTDHIGEPFDPYLIRGVTQWLQQAFGVSQPLGFPKAPPLIVCFLAIFSGGVALGTHLFWRTGLPVRLPEIREIYRYCVSWLLGLVMALQWGLALLEVAPRSGAGNMVGFGYMLLLTSNYAIARNRAIARCFGVPLLYLGLLAIAFIAPALMNGLPQAFANPDYLLALPLFLIQWPLFWLYNGLLKVKLLFFPIYSFGLQPSWLLVLLVTIELLWPGITLTKFEKCASWAIALMRRPLTFTGMGRWNRRQGAIVLGLSVVLMLAVYWRLSDGLLAIAAGQLYVTVYLVGQMLFLPLSILAIAVRSRPFQAMEGRIVALTTDTQTSGQTGGEG encoded by the coding sequence ATGCATCTCCAGCGCCTTAGTGTATTTTTCAGTATCTTCTTACTGACTCTCGGACTGGTCGGGTCATTTGTATTGAATCCGATCGCCGAAATTGACTCGGAAGCGTTAAGTATTTCCCGGGATTCCCAGGGTCAGTTAATCGGTCGCTTATACGTTCCGAAAAACACGCCGCCACCGTATCCCGTGGCGGTTCTGATGCACGGGGTTAACGCCTACAAGCAAATGATGGCGCCGTTGGGGGTGGAACTGGCGCGGGGGGGAATGGCGGCGATCGCCCTCGATTTTGGCGGGTCTGGGGAGTCTTATCGGATCGAGGAGGAGAAGGTCGAGGAGACGGAGGATCGGCAACTGGCGGACGCCCGGGCGGTGGTGGATTACCTGCGCGATCGCGGCGATCGGTTCGATCGCGATCGCATTGCGGTGGTGGGACATTCTCTCGGGGGCAGGATTGCCCTCAAATTGGGGAAATACGATCCCGAAATTGCCGCGACGGTGGTTTTGGGAATGGGAGGAGAGGCGACGCCAAAGATGCCGAAAAACTTATTTTTAGGGGTGGGATTGTACGAACAACTCAATCCGCCGTCGGAGGCGATCGCCCTGTTGCAACAAGCAGCGCCACAGAATTATGCGGTTTGTATCAATTCCGAGCGTATTTGCGGGAATTTCGAGCAGGGAACCGCCCGGGCGTTGGAAATTTCGCCGAGTACGGACCATATCGGCGAACCGTTCGATCCTTATTTAATTCGAGGGGTTACGCAGTGGTTGCAGCAGGCGTTCGGTGTGTCGCAACCGTTGGGATTTCCGAAAGCGCCGCCCTTGATTGTCTGTTTTTTGGCGATATTTAGCGGTGGAGTGGCTTTGGGAACCCACTTATTTTGGCGGACGGGGTTACCCGTGCGATTGCCGGAAATTCGGGAGATTTATCGTTATTGCGTTTCTTGGCTGCTGGGGTTGGTGATGGCGCTACAGTGGGGGTTGGCGTTATTAGAGGTGGCGCCGAGGTCGGGGGCTGGGAATATGGTGGGGTTTGGCTACATGCTGTTACTGACGAGCAATTACGCGATCGCCCGCAATCGCGCGATCGCCCGTTGTTTTGGGGTTCCTTTGCTCTATCTGGGACTGCTGGCGATCGCCTTTATCGCCCCGGCGCTGATGAATGGCTTACCGCAAGCGTTCGCCAATCCCGATTATCTGCTCGCTTTACCCCTATTTTTAATCCAGTGGCCGTTATTCTGGCTTTACAACGGCTTGCTGAAGGTGAAACTCTTGTTTTTCCCGATTTACAGCTTCGGTTTGCAACCGAGTTGGCTATTGGTTCTGCTCGTCACGATCGAGTTATTGTGGCCGGGAATAACCTTGACAAAATTTGAAAAATGTGCTTCGTGGGCGATCGCTTTAATGCGGCGTCCCTTGACCTTTACGGGGATGGGACGCTGGAACCGCCGTCAGGGGGCGATCGTCTTGGGGTTATCCGTGGTGTTGATGCTGGCGGTGTACTGGCGGCTCTCCGATGGGTTGCTGGCGATCGCGGCAGGTCAACTGTATGTGACCGTGTATTTGGTGGGACAGATGCTGTTTTTGCCCCTATCGATCCTGGCGATCGCGGTGCGATCGCGCCCGTTCCAAGCGATGGAAGGGCGGATCGTCGCCCTAACTACCGATACCCAAACGTCCGGCCAAACCGGGGGTGAGGGGTAA